Genomic DNA from Microbacterium lacus:
TCGAGCGACTCCTGGTCGTTCGTCGGCGCGAAGTTGATGAGCGGCGCGACGACGGGAATGGCCCCCTGGTTGCGCAGACTCGCCGCGACACCGTCGCCCCACGGGCCCCCGCGCGGCACCAGCACGCGCCATCCCGCGAGGGGCTTGGGCTGCTGTGGAACGTGGTTCATGGTGTTGGGCTCTCGTGGTGCGCGGTCAGCCGCCCCAAGATCGAGCAACCGACAGACGAATTCAGACCTCGGGTCTTGTGGTCAACGCCGTCGGCAGCATTCGCACCATTGCACTGCCTGACCGTTCGAGCATACTCCGGGCGGTGGTCGGCCGCGCCGGCGCACGACGCGAAGGGCCTGATCAGCGGGCGTAGAGGCGTACGGCTGCCCAGACGATCAGGCCGACCGCCGCGGCTCCGGCCACGACCGCGGCCGTCGCGGCACCCGGATTCTTGCGCGAGAACGCCCGGGCCTTCACGACACCGCGATCCGTGGCCAGCGCGACCCGCTTGGGGACGTTGGCCTTCTCCTCGATCGCGGCGAGCGCGGCCTTCAGCTCGGCGCGGGCCTGTTCGACCGGGTCGGTGATGCCGATCGGGACTGCGGTGCGCGGCACGGCGACCGTCGCGCGCGATACGGGAACGGGAGAGTCAGAGCTCATCGCGCACCTCCTGGACGTCCTGGACGATGGATTGCACCGGGTTCTGCGAGCGCGCGACCTTGCGGAAGCGCCGGATGCCGAGCAGCACGAACAGCGCCGTCCCGAGCAGCAGCGACACGAGCACGATGAGGGCGGACAGCCAGTACGGCATCCAGCTGCCGAGGCCGATGATCGCGAAGGCGACCATGACGCCGAGCGCCCAGAACAGGAGGAAGATCGCGACGGCGAGCCAGGCCGCGCCGATGCCCGCGTCTTTCGACGTCCGGCGCACCCACGCCTTGCCGGCGTCGACCTCGGCGATCACGAGATTGCGGATGAGCTCCGGGATCTCGCCGATCAGGGTGAACAGGCTGTCGTCGTTCCGGTCGCGGTAACCCCGCGGAGTCGTCATGATCAGGCTCCGCTGCGGGAGTCGCCTGCGGCCTTCGCGATGTCGTCGAACGCGTCGTCGGCGGCGTCCTTCACCGCTTTCGTGCTCTTCTCGGCGGCTCGGCTGACATCGTCGACCTGTGCGCGACCGGTCTTGATCGCCGAATCGAGCTTCTGGCCGGGCGTGCCCTTCGAGGTGGCCGCCTTCGTGACCTTGACCGCGCTGTCCCAGAGAGTGCTCGGCAGCGCCATCGCCGTGGACTTGGTGAACTCCTTCACCTTCGTGACCTGTTCCTGCACGGGATCGAGGTTCCAGACCTTCTCGGCCTGCGCCTTGATCTGCTCGTAGCGCTCGCGACCCGCGCGAGTGCCGAGCACGTAGCCTGCGGCGAGTCCGATGACCAGCCCTACTTTGCCCCTCATGGGGTCTCCTCACGGTGGATGGATCCTTGGATGACTGCGACCAGGCTATCGCCGTATGCCGATTCCGACATCCGGTGGTCATCCGAAGGGCCCTGTGATAGGTCGGCGGCCCCGGGCGTCTCGCCGTTTGCCAGACTGGACGCGTGAGCATCGACGGGCGCGACACCGCGAGCGGGCCGTTCTCGGCCATGCTCGTCGTCGACCTGCCGATCGCCAAGCTCGACGCCCTCGACGTCATCGCGTTCGTCGCCGACAGCACGGTCGAGAACGCACAGACGGCCTTCCCGCGGGTGCCGCTCGAGCCGAACGCGTGGGCGGAGGTGCAGATCCCGAAGTTCGGCGATCCGCCGCCGTTCGCCGTCGACGTGTGCTCGGACGTCTCACCCGCGCACGCGGCCGCAGCGGCCGCGCGGCTGGCCGAAGCGCTCGAGCGGGTCGGCTGGTCGGTGCGGCTTCCCCGGCCCGGCGAGGCCTGACCGGCGTCAGGTGAGGGGTCGCTCGTCCGGGGATCCCCACAGCGCGGTGCGCCGCACGCGCTCCGCTTCGTGCGCGGCATCCGGAACGACCTGCGCGAGCCCCGTCCCCGCGAGCCACGCGCCGACGACGGCGAGTCCGTCCACCCCGTGGATCGCCGAACGCGCCGCCTCGGTGCGCTCGGCG
This window encodes:
- a CDS encoding phage holin family protein, which translates into the protein MTTPRGYRDRNDDSLFTLIGEIPELIRNLVIAEVDAGKAWVRRTSKDAGIGAAWLAVAIFLLFWALGVMVAFAIIGLGSWMPYWLSALIVLVSLLLGTALFVLLGIRRFRKVARSQNPVQSIVQDVQEVRDEL